The following coding sequences lie in one Niabella agricola genomic window:
- a CDS encoding M12 family metallopeptidase, with protein MKQVKMALLLLAATGAFTACQKSGVNEQKDEQPEAVAVIAPEFLNLKVCTELYPEGVSSRGATIKAKQWPNGTTLTVSLNGGTAFVRSKVIQFAKQWETYANIKFNFVTNDRKAPIRVTFSPGGSWSYIGTDAYAIKGGKATMNFGWFDNSTPDNEFSRVAIHEFGHALGMIHEHQHPLADIPWDRPKVYEYYKQTQGWTTQQVDVNIFQKYSTTETNYSAYDMASIMHYPVQEELTIGDFAVGWNTVLSSTDKSFIGTVYPK; from the coding sequence ATGAAACAAGTTAAAATGGCCCTATTGCTGCTGGCGGCAACCGGCGCGTTTACTGCCTGCCAGAAAAGCGGAGTAAATGAACAGAAGGATGAACAGCCGGAAGCAGTTGCAGTTATTGCTCCCGAATTCCTGAACCTGAAGGTTTGCACCGAACTTTACCCCGAAGGAGTATCATCAAGAGGAGCAACCATTAAAGCAAAGCAGTGGCCGAACGGAACCACTCTTACGGTGAGTTTGAATGGCGGTACAGCATTTGTAAGAAGCAAGGTGATCCAATTCGCAAAGCAATGGGAAACCTATGCCAACATAAAATTCAATTTTGTTACCAATGACCGGAAAGCCCCCATCCGCGTAACCTTTTCTCCCGGTGGGTCCTGGTCGTATATAGGTACCGATGCGTACGCCATAAAAGGTGGTAAAGCCACCATGAATTTCGGATGGTTCGATAATTCAACACCTGATAACGAGTTTAGCCGTGTGGCCATCCACGAATTTGGCCATGCATTGGGAATGATCCACGAACACCAGCATCCGCTGGCCGACATTCCCTGGGACAGGCCCAAAGTTTATGAATATTATAAACAAACGCAGGGCTGGACCACGCAACAGGTGGATGTTAACATTTTTCAGAAGTACAGCACCACTGAAACAAATTACAGCGCCTATGATATGGCTTCGATCATGCATTACCCGGTACAGGAGGAGCTGACAATCGGCGATTTTGCGGTGGGCTGGAATACGGTGCTTTCTTCCACCGATAAATCATTTATCGGCACGGTTTATCCAAAATAA
- a CDS encoding glycosyltransferase: MHYGIITFGSRGDVQPYIALALELKEQGNSVSIVGNENFSDFVPQYGIPFYPLPVDSQKILQSPEIAGILKSGNVITYLRELGKIIRKGQRAVLENMVHYCENFEVLIATPLTVAWVFSVAERLKKPWAIVQLTVPSVPTAVFPYLGLDFFNAPIYNRFTYRLMRWLFWKEHKKDVQEQRALLKLPPLEEPLPKKIDEQQVLQLHAFSRFLLERPADWPQEADITGFLDLKAGKEAGTTDAITRWLERGTPPIYIGFGSFPVPDPAIFYGILEHLLNQTDERYIFCQGWSEATALPKSERLFEVKAVDHAWLFPQCKLVVVHGGIGTVGAGLRAKIPVVVVSVLGDQPIWGRFVKRKGWGAHLPFKKLTAQKLLDAIRAADQDAIRASVLKVGRLMEAENGAAEAASRLEAYFKIPVQPIRMPASV; encoded by the coding sequence ATGCATTACGGTATCATTACGTTCGGTTCCAGGGGAGATGTACAGCCCTATATCGCACTGGCTCTGGAACTCAAGGAACAAGGAAACAGTGTAAGTATTGTGGGAAATGAGAATTTCTCTGATTTTGTACCACAATACGGGATTCCCTTTTATCCGCTTCCAGTGGATTCGCAGAAAATACTGCAATCTCCGGAAATAGCAGGTATTCTTAAATCCGGCAATGTGATCACATATCTGCGGGAGTTAGGAAAGATCATCCGGAAAGGCCAGAGAGCCGTACTGGAAAATATGGTGCATTATTGCGAAAATTTTGAGGTGCTGATCGCAACCCCACTTACTGTGGCATGGGTATTTTCGGTAGCAGAACGTTTGAAAAAGCCCTGGGCGATTGTTCAGTTAACCGTTCCTTCGGTACCAACAGCGGTGTTCCCATACCTGGGACTTGATTTTTTCAATGCTCCGATTTATAACCGGTTTACATACCGGTTGATGCGGTGGCTTTTCTGGAAAGAACATAAAAAAGATGTTCAGGAACAGCGGGCACTGCTAAAACTGCCACCACTTGAAGAACCATTACCCAAGAAGATCGATGAGCAGCAGGTGCTGCAGTTACATGCGTTCAGCCGTTTTTTGCTTGAGCGGCCTGCAGACTGGCCACAGGAAGCGGACATCACCGGCTTTTTAGATCTGAAGGCCGGAAAAGAGGCCGGCACAACGGATGCGATTACCAGGTGGCTGGAGCGGGGAACGCCACCCATCTATATTGGTTTTGGAAGTTTCCCCGTGCCGGATCCTGCCATTTTTTATGGGATTCTGGAACATTTACTAAACCAAACCGACGAGCGTTATATTTTTTGCCAGGGCTGGAGTGAGGCAACAGCGCTGCCTAAAAGTGAGCGGCTGTTTGAAGTAAAGGCAGTAGACCATGCCTGGTTATTTCCGCAATGCAAATTGGTTGTTGTGCATGGTGGTATTGGAACGGTTGGTGCCGGGCTCCGGGCCAAAATACCGGTCGTGGTTGTTTCCGTTTTGGGCGATCAGCCAATCTGGGGGAGGTTTGTGAAACGGAAAGGCTGGGGGGCGCATCTCCCTTTTAAGAAACTAACGGCGCAAAAACTTTTAGATGCCATCCGGGCTGCCGACCAGGATGCGATCAGAGCTTCTGTGCTGAAGGTGGGCCGTTTGATGGAAGCGGAGAACGGTGCTGCAGAAGCGGCTTCCAGGCTGGAAGCCTATTTTAAAATACCAGTACAGCCGATCCGGATGCCGGCAAGCGTTTAG
- a CDS encoding C45 family autoproteolytic acyltransferase/hydolase has translation MLKRSKFLRRLLRVLAVIVVLFGLLFAYLVWVSDIPAPEIKDASALQLQRRQPDTGLYTIKNSWFRKSNSGLYELYVEGAPFERGVINGKLSKELVQLQEDYFSAQINKMVPSKFYRHFLKYFIGFFNRDLPDYITDEYKEEIFGVSRSASDNYGYIGNKYQRILNYHSAHDIGHALQNLALVGCTSFGTWGRASEDSTMIIGRNFDFYVGDDFAKNKIVAFVNPGSGHKFMSVTWGGFIGIVSGMNDQGLTVTINAAKSSYPTGAATPVSLVAREIVQYAKNISEAIAIAQKRKMFVSESFLVGSAADNKAVIIEKTPDSLSVYDPNKNTILCTNHFQSSALWNSGPNKEMREKSSSVYRYNRLNQLLTANGKNSVQKTIAILRDYRGMNNTDIGLGNEKAVNQFIAHHSIVFEPQKLLVWVSTAPWQLGPYVCYDLKKVFALQGMQQNREISEAALTIPADPLIYTPQFKRFEQFRAYRARIDNGEKINPDSLVAENPSFYNSYIIAGDYTYNNKDFKKAAAFYQKALTLEIANHGEREHAAAMLKKAQQKTAR, from the coding sequence ATGCTTAAACGAAGTAAATTTTTAAGAAGGCTGTTACGGGTACTGGCGGTGATCGTCGTACTGTTCGGGTTATTGTTTGCTTACCTGGTTTGGGTATCCGACATCCCGGCCCCGGAAATAAAAGACGCTTCCGCGCTGCAACTGCAACGCCGGCAGCCGGATACCGGTTTGTATACGATCAAGAACAGCTGGTTCCGGAAAAGCAATTCAGGACTCTATGAATTGTATGTGGAAGGTGCTCCTTTTGAACGGGGCGTGATCAATGGAAAACTGAGCAAAGAGCTAGTGCAGTTGCAGGAAGACTATTTCAGCGCACAGATCAACAAAATGGTGCCTTCAAAATTTTACCGCCATTTTTTAAAATACTTCATCGGCTTCTTCAACCGGGATTTGCCGGATTATATTACCGATGAATACAAAGAAGAGATCTTTGGCGTATCCCGGTCGGCCTCGGATAATTATGGCTATATCGGCAATAAATACCAACGCATCCTGAACTATCATTCGGCACATGATATTGGTCACGCCCTGCAAAACCTGGCGCTGGTGGGCTGTACATCTTTTGGTACCTGGGGCAGGGCATCGGAAGACAGCACGATGATTATTGGCCGCAATTTTGATTTTTATGTGGGCGATGATTTTGCGAAGAACAAAATCGTAGCATTTGTAAACCCCGGCTCTGGTCATAAATTCATGAGCGTTACATGGGGTGGGTTTATTGGTATCGTATCCGGTATGAATGACCAGGGACTTACAGTAACCATCAACGCAGCCAAGAGCAGTTATCCCACCGGCGCAGCCACGCCGGTTTCTCTGGTTGCGCGGGAAATCGTACAATATGCAAAAAATATCAGCGAGGCTATTGCCATTGCTCAAAAGCGGAAGATGTTTGTATCTGAATCGTTCCTGGTTGGTTCCGCCGCTGACAACAAGGCTGTGATCATTGAAAAAACACCCGACTCACTGTCGGTATACGATCCCAATAAAAATACCATCCTTTGTACGAATCATTTCCAGAGTAGTGCGTTATGGAACTCAGGGCCGAATAAGGAAATGCGGGAGAAAAGTTCTTCCGTTTACCGCTATAACCGGCTCAACCAGTTGTTAACAGCCAACGGAAAGAACTCCGTTCAAAAGACCATTGCTATCCTCCGCGATTACCGGGGTATGAACAATACCGATATCGGCCTGGGCAATGAAAAAGCCGTGAACCAGTTTATTGCGCACCATTCCATTGTGTTTGAACCTCAAAAATTATTGGTATGGGTTTCAACGGCGCCCTGGCAGCTGGGGCCCTATGTATGCTATGATCTTAAAAAAGTATTTGCCCTGCAGGGTATGCAACAAAACCGGGAGATTAGTGAGGCTGCCCTTACCATTCCGGCAGATCCCCTGATTTATACTCCCCAGTTTAAACGTTTTGAACAATTCCGGGCATACCGTGCAAGAATCGATAACGGTGAAAAAATAAACCCCGACAGCCTGGTGGCAGAAAACCCGAGTTTTTACAATAGCTATATCATTGCCGGTGATTATACCTACAACAACAAAGACTTTAAAAAAGCAGCTGCCTTTTACCAAAAGGCGTTAACCCTGGAGATCGCCAATCACGGCGAGCGGGAGCATGCAGCAGCCATGCTAAAAAAAGCACAACAAAAAACTGCACGCTGA
- a CDS encoding phytoene desaturase family protein, with translation MHYDVVIIGSGLGGLLCGSILGKEGLRVCVVEKNKQLGGNLQTFSRNKQIFDTGVHYIGGLSKGQNLYQIFRYAGIMDRLQLEKMDEAFDHILLEHDPDIYVQSQGYDAFISNLTAAFPEEKNAVIRYCRLVKEVCSRFPLYHLTTDDASAKDEVLGLSAQETIASLTSNKKLQAVLAGNNLLYSGVSGKTPFHVHALIVNSYIESSWKCVDGGSQIAKLLAAEIKKLGGTILRNCEVKKITEINGAVSHIETEDGNTVSAHNFISNINPAATLKITDSALLKNVYRKRITGLANTVSSFSLHLVLKPGSVRYRNHNYYFHKADSLWHLNDYTEASWPLGYGLYFTPDRTDHHYTATVSILTPMWFRDVEQWRDTYNRVGKAAIRGEDYETFKRQKTEKLLALVNERFPEVVANIQYSYAATPLTNRDYIGLEDGSMYGIQKDYNNPLQTVISPRTKIPNLFLTGQSLNLHGILGTSLSAVLTCSLMLNDNTLVDKIRNA, from the coding sequence ATGCATTACGACGTTGTCATTATCGGAAGCGGCCTGGGTGGCCTTTTATGTGGCAGCATCCTTGGTAAGGAAGGGCTGAGGGTATGTGTGGTGGAAAAGAACAAGCAGCTGGGCGGTAACCTGCAAACCTTTTCACGCAACAAACAAATTTTTGATACCGGGGTGCATTATATCGGCGGCTTGAGCAAAGGCCAGAATCTCTACCAGATATTTCGTTATGCAGGCATTATGGACCGGCTGCAGCTCGAAAAGATGGATGAGGCCTTTGATCATATCCTGCTGGAACATGATCCGGATATATATGTCCAAAGCCAGGGCTACGATGCCTTCATCAGCAATCTCACTGCAGCTTTTCCGGAAGAAAAGAATGCGGTTATCCGCTATTGCAGGCTGGTAAAAGAAGTGTGCAGCAGATTTCCGCTCTATCATTTAACCACAGATGATGCGTCCGCTAAAGACGAAGTGCTGGGTTTAAGTGCGCAGGAAACCATCGCATCGCTTACTTCTAACAAAAAACTACAGGCGGTACTGGCCGGAAATAACCTGCTCTATTCCGGTGTTTCAGGCAAAACGCCCTTCCATGTACATGCGCTGATCGTGAATAGTTATATCGAAAGCAGCTGGAAATGCGTGGATGGAGGTTCACAGATCGCCAAACTACTGGCAGCGGAAATAAAAAAACTGGGCGGCACCATTCTCCGTAATTGCGAAGTAAAAAAAATTACGGAAATCAATGGAGCCGTTTCCCATATTGAAACAGAAGACGGCAACACCGTCAGCGCCCATAATTTTATCTCCAATATAAATCCCGCAGCTACTTTAAAAATTACAGATTCTGCATTGTTAAAAAATGTATACCGCAAACGGATTACGGGCCTGGCAAACACCGTATCATCTTTTTCGCTTCATCTTGTTTTAAAACCAGGATCTGTACGCTATAGGAATCACAATTATTATTTTCACAAAGCAGATTCCTTGTGGCATCTGAATGATTATACAGAGGCCAGCTGGCCCCTGGGCTACGGGTTGTATTTTACCCCGGACCGGACTGACCATCATTATACAGCCACTGTTTCCATCCTTACCCCTATGTGGTTCCGGGATGTGGAGCAATGGAGAGACACGTATAACCGGGTGGGGAAAGCAGCCATTCGCGGAGAGGATTATGAAACCTTTAAAAGGCAAAAAACAGAAAAACTGCTGGCGCTGGTAAACGAGCGGTTCCCCGAAGTTGTAGCCAATATCCAATACAGTTATGCCGCCACGCCGCTTACCAACCGGGACTATATCGGTCTGGAGGATGGCTCTATGTACGGCATCCAAAAAGATTATAACAATCCTTTGCAAACGGTGATCAGTCCGCGTACCAAAATTCCCAATCTGTTTTTAACAGGCCAAAGCCTCAATTTGCATGGAATTTTAGGAACTTCGCTCTCCGCGGTATTGACCTGTAGCTTAATGCTGAATGATAATACCCTGGTGGATAAAATAAGAAATGCTTAA
- a CDS encoding winged helix-turn-helix transcriptional regulator, with amino-acid sequence MRKLNSTNALNEAQLIRNCGVVHALAIIGGRWKPTILFNLLYGKMRYNELLKSIPGVSERMLIAQLRELEQHGLIKRIVYPEVPPKVEYELTTVGKSAGPMLQSISDWGNRLRNKKNTTTKKTTSISPA; translated from the coding sequence ATGCGGAAATTGAATTCCACAAATGCACTGAACGAAGCGCAACTGATCAGGAATTGCGGAGTGGTGCATGCTTTAGCTATAATTGGCGGCAGATGGAAACCCACCATTCTTTTTAACCTTTTGTATGGAAAGATGCGGTACAACGAATTATTAAAATCAATTCCCGGCGTATCTGAGCGCATGTTGATTGCACAGTTGAGAGAACTGGAGCAGCATGGCCTGATCAAACGCATTGTTTATCCCGAAGTACCTCCAAAAGTTGAATATGAGTTAACCACCGTTGGGAAATCGGCAGGTCCCATGCTGCAAAGCATTTCCGATTGGGGTAACAGGCTGCGGAATAAAAAAAATACCACTACCAAAAAAACAACCAGTATTTCTCCTGCCTGA
- a CDS encoding SDR family NAD(P)-dependent oxidoreductase, translating to MKQLEGKTAFITGGSRGIGAAIAQRLAQEGAKVAITYKASPEKAAGVVDAIEAQKGQAIAIRADSADPGAIVNAVERTVQELGGLDILVNNAGIGVYKDIGAFTIDDFDEIVAVNIRAVFTAVTAALPYLKRGSRIITIGSCQAERMPGPGGALYAMSKSALVGFTKGIARDLGPKGITANLVHPGPVDTDMNPEDGPTADFQRSLMALDAFGTGDEVAGLVAYLARPEAGYITGSGFLIDGGTNI from the coding sequence ATGAAACAATTAGAAGGTAAAACAGCATTCATAACAGGTGGCAGCCGGGGAATAGGCGCTGCAATTGCACAACGGCTTGCACAGGAAGGTGCAAAGGTTGCTATCACGTACAAGGCTTCTCCGGAAAAAGCAGCCGGAGTGGTAGATGCAATTGAAGCACAAAAAGGGCAGGCGATCGCAATTCGGGCTGATAGTGCCGATCCCGGGGCAATTGTAAATGCAGTGGAAAGAACCGTACAGGAATTGGGTGGCCTGGATATCCTGGTCAATAACGCAGGTATTGGTGTTTATAAAGACATTGGGGCATTTACAATCGATGATTTTGATGAGATCGTGGCGGTGAATATTCGGGCCGTTTTCACGGCAGTAACGGCAGCATTGCCTTATTTAAAGAGGGGCAGCCGGATCATTACTATTGGCAGCTGCCAGGCCGAGCGGATGCCAGGCCCGGGCGGAGCGCTGTATGCAATGAGTAAAAGTGCGCTTGTAGGGTTTACAAAAGGTATTGCAAGAGACCTGGGGCCAAAAGGGATTACAGCCAACCTGGTACATCCCGGTCCTGTGGATACGGATATGAACCCGGAAGATGGGCCTACTGCAGACTTTCAACGTTCACTCATGGCCCTGGATGCTTTTGGCACCGGAGATGAAGTTGCAGGACTGGTCGCTTATCTGGCCCGCCCGGAGGCCGGGTATATTACCGGATCTGGCTTTTTGATCGATGGCGGAACAAATATTTAA